A genomic stretch from Prochlorococcus marinus str. MIT 9312 includes:
- a CDS encoding photosystem II reaction center protein T: protein MEAFAYVLILTLAVVTLFFAVAFRDPPKFDRK, encoded by the coding sequence ATGGAAGCTTTTGCTTACGTTCTTATTTTAACTCTCGCAGTTGTAACACTATTCTTTGCTGTCGCCTTTAGAGACCCGCCTAAATTTGACAGAAAATGA
- a CDS encoding 30S ribosomal protein S1 has translation MNENSSQTTKELSENKEFKNSPELDNNSMPKNEEDLSFEKSDIPSADASSSRTNTDLDNAGFTQEEFASLLGKYDYNFKLGDLVKGTVFALEPKGAMIDIGAKTAAFMPVQEVSINRVEGLDDVLQPSESREFFIMSEENEDGQLALSIRRIEYQRAWERVRQLQKEDATIYSEVFATNRGGALVRVEGLRGFIPGSHISARRVKDDLEGEYLPLKFLEVDEERNRLVLSHRRALVEKKMNRLEVGEVVVGSVKGIKPYGAFIDIGGVSGLLHISEISHEHIETPHNVLNVSDQMKVMIIDLDSERGRISLSTKALEPEPGDMLTDPQKVFSKAEEMAAKYKQMLFEQTDEAEETASASSETV, from the coding sequence ATGAACGAAAATTCTTCTCAAACCACTAAAGAGCTTTCTGAAAATAAAGAATTTAAAAATTCACCTGAATTAGATAATAATTCAATGCCCAAAAATGAAGAAGATTTATCATTCGAAAAGAGCGATATCCCATCAGCAGATGCTTCCTCTAGCAGAACTAATACCGATTTAGATAATGCAGGATTCACACAAGAGGAATTTGCATCACTGTTGGGTAAATATGACTATAACTTTAAACTTGGTGATCTTGTAAAAGGAACCGTTTTTGCTTTAGAGCCTAAAGGGGCAATGATAGACATAGGTGCAAAAACAGCTGCTTTTATGCCTGTTCAGGAGGTTTCAATAAATAGAGTTGAAGGACTAGATGATGTTTTACAACCTTCAGAAAGCAGAGAATTTTTCATAATGAGTGAAGAAAATGAAGATGGCCAGTTAGCACTTTCTATTAGAAGAATTGAATATCAAAGGGCATGGGAAAGGGTTAGACAATTGCAAAAAGAAGATGCAACTATTTATTCTGAAGTTTTCGCAACGAACAGAGGTGGAGCTCTTGTAAGAGTGGAAGGGTTAAGAGGTTTTATCCCAGGATCTCATATAAGTGCCCGAAGGGTAAAAGATGACTTAGAAGGTGAGTACCTACCATTAAAATTTCTTGAAGTTGATGAAGAGAGAAACAGATTAGTATTGAGTCATAGAAGAGCCTTAGTCGAGAAAAAAATGAATAGGCTTGAGGTGGGTGAAGTTGTTGTAGGTTCTGTTAAAGGGATTAAACCCTATGGAGCTTTTATTGACATTGGAGGAGTTAGTGGTCTATTGCACATTTCTGAAATTAGTCATGAACATATAGAAACGCCTCATAATGTTTTAAATGTTAGTGATCAAATGAAGGTAATGATAATTGACCTAGATTCGGAAAGAGGAAGGATTTCATTATCTACAAAAGCTCTTGAACCTGAACCAGGAGATATGCTGACTGACCCTCAAAAAGTTTTTAGTAAGGCTGAAGAGATGGCTGCAAAATACAAACAAATGTTGTTCGAGCAAACCGACGAAGCTGAAGAAACCGCTTCAGCTTCGTCGGAAACTGTCTAG
- the nrdR gene encoding transcriptional regulator NrdR translates to MQCPTCQNTDSRVLESRSADSGKSVRRRRECLNCSFRFTTYERVETMPVSVIKKDGNSELFDKQKLFTGISRACEKTTFTSEAIINFVDGIESQILQDSNKDIKSSQIGELILKSLRKENEVAYIRYASVYRKFNGVKDFISTLESLKGASKNQLASIL, encoded by the coding sequence ATGCAGTGTCCAACCTGTCAAAATACAGATAGCAGAGTTTTGGAATCAAGATCTGCTGATAGTGGGAAAAGTGTTCGAAGAAGAAGAGAGTGCCTAAATTGCAGCTTTAGATTTACCACTTATGAAAGAGTTGAAACAATGCCAGTTTCAGTTATTAAAAAAGATGGGAACAGTGAATTATTTGATAAACAAAAATTATTTACTGGTATATCAAGAGCCTGCGAAAAGACTACCTTCACCAGTGAAGCAATTATTAATTTTGTAGATGGAATAGAATCACAAATTTTACAAGATTCTAATAAGGATATTAAATCTTCACAAATTGGAGAATTAATACTTAAAAGTCTTAGGAAAGAAAACGAAGTTGCATATATAAGATATGCTTCAGTTTATAGAAAATTCAATGGAGTAAAAGATTTTATCTCTACTCTTGAATCCCTCAAAGGAGCTTCAAAAAATCAATTAGCTTCAATTTTATAA